A genome region from Baekduia alba includes the following:
- a CDS encoding mycofactocin-coupled SDR family oxidoreductase, with protein sequence MTELMGRVAFVTGAARGQGRAHALALAEAGADLVICDLADGADPSAPYALSTSADLEETAGAVRALGRRCVAGVADVTDEAALRALVERAVAELGRLDAVVANAGIVGRPGPSWELSEEDWDRVLAVNLKGVWLTCKVALPALLAAGGGSIVVISSIGGLKGQPGMAAYVAAKHGAIGLTRTIANEVGAAGVRVNAVCPGAVDTPMVTNQATLDLFSGAAAGEGTRATLEAALAGQVLLRPGFVAPADVSAAVVWLTSDAARWVTGAVLPVDAGMAAKAA encoded by the coding sequence ATGACCGAACTGATGGGCCGCGTGGCCTTCGTCACCGGCGCGGCGCGCGGCCAGGGCCGCGCGCACGCGCTCGCGCTCGCCGAGGCCGGCGCCGATCTCGTGATCTGCGACCTGGCCGACGGCGCGGACCCCTCGGCGCCGTACGCGCTGAGCACGTCCGCCGACCTGGAGGAGACCGCCGGCGCCGTCCGAGCGCTCGGCCGCCGCTGCGTCGCCGGCGTGGCGGACGTCACCGACGAGGCGGCGCTGCGGGCGCTCGTCGAGCGGGCGGTGGCGGAGCTCGGCCGGCTCGACGCGGTCGTGGCCAACGCCGGCATCGTCGGGCGGCCGGGTCCGAGCTGGGAGCTGAGCGAGGAGGACTGGGATCGCGTGCTCGCGGTCAACCTCAAGGGCGTGTGGCTGACCTGCAAGGTCGCGCTGCCCGCGCTGCTGGCCGCCGGCGGCGGCTCGATCGTCGTCATCTCCTCGATCGGCGGGCTGAAGGGCCAGCCGGGGATGGCGGCCTACGTGGCGGCCAAGCACGGCGCGATCGGGCTGACGCGCACGATCGCCAACGAGGTCGGCGCCGCCGGCGTGCGGGTCAACGCCGTCTGCCCCGGCGCGGTCGACACGCCGATGGTGACCAACCAGGCGACGCTCGACCTCTTCAGCGGCGCGGCCGCCGGCGAGGGCACGCGCGCCACGCTGGAGGCCGCCCTCGCCGGGCAGGTCCTCCTGCGCCCAGGCTTCGTCGCGCCCGCCGACGTGTCCGCGGCGGTGGTGTGGCTGACGTCCGACGCGGCGCGCTGGGTCACGGGCGCGGTGCTGCCCGTCGATGCCGGGATGGCGGCCAAAGCGGCCTAG
- a CDS encoding MFS transporter produces MEDRTQRHDSGRRDGGGLAGRWPQLLATSLGFAVVQLDVSVVNVAIKPIGASLGGGTSALQWVINAYTVVFAALILTAGALGDRIGARRVFVAGFAVFTAASAACGLAPSLGALVAARAVQGAGAAALVPCSLALLNHSFPAAQDRAKAVGLWAAGASVALSGGPLVGGVLTQTLGWRAIFFINVPIGLAAIGLTVRRVAETPRGADRVVDLVGQLAAITTLAVLAAAMIEGGVRGFADPAVLAGFVVAFAAGAAFVTVERVRARPMLPLALFRSATFSATSAIGFIINIAFYGLIFVLSLWFQDQRGFTALQTGLAFAPSTIAVLAGNLLAGRTAARVGPARVIVAGSLLVSAGLAALLVIGPDTPYPAIVGQLVAIGLGLGFVVPVMTASLLGSVDPSLSGVASGTLNTARQTGSVIGVALFGALASSDRVGGLHVALVISIVLALTAAVVARRVEPARVPQKA; encoded by the coding sequence ATGGAAGATCGGACGCAGCGACATGACTCCGGACGACGAGATGGCGGAGGCCTTGCAGGACGTTGGCCGCAGCTGCTGGCGACGAGCCTCGGGTTCGCCGTCGTGCAGCTCGACGTCAGCGTCGTCAACGTCGCGATCAAGCCGATCGGCGCCTCGTTGGGTGGTGGGACCAGCGCGCTGCAGTGGGTGATCAACGCCTACACCGTGGTCTTCGCGGCGCTGATCCTGACCGCCGGCGCGCTGGGGGACCGGATCGGCGCCCGGCGGGTGTTCGTCGCCGGCTTCGCGGTCTTCACCGCCGCGTCGGCGGCCTGCGGGCTCGCGCCCAGCCTCGGCGCCCTCGTCGCCGCCCGCGCCGTTCAGGGCGCCGGGGCCGCCGCGCTCGTGCCGTGCTCGCTGGCGCTGCTCAACCACAGCTTCCCGGCCGCGCAGGACCGCGCCAAGGCCGTCGGCCTGTGGGCGGCCGGCGCCAGCGTCGCGCTGTCGGGCGGACCGCTGGTCGGCGGCGTCCTCACGCAGACGCTGGGCTGGCGGGCGATCTTCTTCATCAACGTCCCGATCGGCCTCGCCGCGATCGGGCTCACCGTCCGGCGCGTCGCCGAGACGCCGCGCGGCGCCGACCGCGTGGTCGACCTCGTCGGCCAGCTCGCGGCGATCACGACGCTCGCGGTGCTCGCCGCCGCGATGATCGAAGGCGGTGTGCGCGGGTTCGCCGACCCGGCCGTCCTGGCGGGGTTCGTCGTGGCGTTCGCCGCGGGCGCGGCGTTCGTGACCGTCGAGCGCGTGCGCGCCCGACCGATGCTCCCGCTGGCGCTGTTTCGCTCCGCGACGTTCAGCGCGACCTCGGCGATCGGGTTCATCATCAACATTGCGTTCTACGGGTTGATCTTCGTGCTCAGCCTCTGGTTCCAGGACCAGCGCGGCTTCACCGCGCTGCAGACCGGTCTGGCGTTCGCCCCCAGCACGATCGCGGTCCTGGCCGGGAACCTGCTCGCCGGGCGGACCGCGGCGAGGGTCGGCCCGGCCAGGGTGATCGTCGCGGGCAGCCTCCTGGTCAGCGCCGGCCTGGCCGCGCTGCTGGTGATCGGGCCCGACACGCCGTATCCGGCGATCGTCGGCCAGCTCGTCGCGATCGGCCTGGGGCTGGGGTTCGTCGTGCCGGTCATGACCGCGTCGCTGCTCGGCAGCGTCGACCCGTCGCTCTCCGGGGTCGCCTCGGGCACCCTGAACACCGCGCGCCAGACCGGCAGCGTGATCGGCGTCGCGCTCTTCGGCGCCC